One window of the Colletotrichum destructivum chromosome 6, complete sequence genome contains the following:
- a CDS encoding Putative Zinc finger C2H2-type, whose product MDQHGQRGRSPSAGHHQPHIRHPSHSPSPNPFQPHTETASIGLGLGLDQSATQAFNGTTSADFSSFNNGNNFLNGQQPGQSSYNQSGATFANQGQGSFLDPNFSSGDFALFPNAGQGDPQFNTGVFEQSLNPDMNNMAMPQSHHSPTPPHLLNPDPHQTPSARQSPAFNQHQFSSPPSGHSRHASLGPEAALLPNQLNEWSQPQFQRHRRSPSEYSDVSSAAPSPNLVSADSFDGLDQRHSPMQRPSDPGLYQQIGFDNFTISDPALGSPNMQARSPSHSPAISPRILPQSMPELNQPPNFGLGNQNAGFVGGNGFAGQEAFPTLQQPEMPQVAPAINIEFAPTARQNNFEPPKNQMDQDSLTPPERGRPRSRPRAVTDPFNNSGGGMARQTSVGSLSPHLGSDLSGRDSSRSLSPLDRGATSPSRRRQSTSAVPNNVIALRLADPEYQNSQDNGNAKRVQKHPATFQCTLCPKRFTRAYNLRSHLRTHTDERPFVCTVCGKAFARQHDRKRHEGLHSGEKKFVCKGDLKAGGQWGCGRRFARADALGRHFRSEAGRICIKPLLDEEMLDRQRAWQEQRMQQQNMQNMAAQGAMGMEPGYPMDASGQYMLPAALLAQYPALAQMNWSGQDASSGLEDDISGRSSFDASDYEGDDGGYVSGPGTGFGEGGMGQNFGEVGYASDYGGR is encoded by the exons ATGGATCAACACGGCCAACGCGGTCGCTCTCCGTCTGCGGGCCATCACCAGCCTCATATAAGACACCCGTCGCATTCTCCGTCTCCGAATCCGTTCCAGCCCCATACCGAAACAGCTTCAAttggtctcggtctcggctTGGATCAATCTGCCACTCAAGCCTTCAACGGAACCACCTCTGCCGACTTCTCCAGCTTCAACAACGGTAACAACTTCCTCAACGGCCAGCAGCCCGGCCAATCATCTTACAACCAATCCGGCGCGACCTTTGCGAACCAGGGCCAGGGCAGCTTCCTCGACCCAAACTTCTCCTCGGGCGACTTCGCCTTGTTCCCCAACGCAGGTCAGGGTGATCCGCAGTTCAACACCGGTGTCTTCGAACAGAGCCTCAACCCGGACATGAACAATATGGCCATGCCTCAGAGCCACCACTCTCCCACCCCTCCGCACCTCCTCAACCCGGACCCCCACCAGACGCCCTCCGCCCGCCAGTCTCCCGCCTTCAACCAACACCagttctcgtcgccgccgtcgggccACTCGAGGCATGCCTCGCTCGGCCCAGAGGCCGCTCTTCTACCCAACCAGCTGAACGAATGGAGCCAGCCCCAGTTCCAGCGCCACAGGAGATCCCCCTCCGAATACTCGGATGTTTCGTCGGCCGCCCCGTCTCCGAACCTCGTAAGTGCCGACAGCTTCGATGGCCTTGACCAACGTCATTCGCCCATGCAGCGGCCGTCGGACCCCGGCCTTTACCAGCAGATTGGCTTCGACAACTTTACCATCTCGGACCCCGCGCTTGGCAGTCCTAACATGCAGGCCCGGAGCCCCTCTCACAGTCCGGCCATCTCCCCGCGCATCCTTCCTCAGTCAATGCCTGAGTTGAACCAACCGCCCAACTTTGGTCTCGGGAACCAGAATGCTGGTTTCGTCGGCGGTAATGGCTTTGCCGGGCAGGAGGCGTTCCCGACGCTGCAACAACCGGAGATGCCCCAGGTCGCACCAGCCATCAACATCGAGTTCGCACCCACAGCAAGGCAAAATAACTTTGAGCCTCCCAAGAACCAGATGGATCAGGATTCCCTGACCCCCCCTGAACGAG gccgtcctcgatctcgaccACGCGCAGTTACGGACCCTTTCAACAATTCCGGTGGAGGCATGGCGCGCCAAACGTCGGTGGGTAGCTTGTCGCCTCACTTGGGGTCTGACCTGTCCGGCCGGGACTCGTCACGGTCCCTTTCTCCGCTCGATCGGGGAGCCACAAGTCCCAGTCGCAGACGGCAGTCGACATCGGCCGTGCCGAACAACGTGATTGCGCTTAGGCTGGCGGATCCCGAGTACCAAAATTCCCAGGACAATGGCAACGCGAAACGCGTTCAGAAGCACCCGGCTACATTTCAGTGCACTCTGTGCCCGAAACGGTTCACCAGAGCCTACAACCTACGATCGCATCTACGGACCCACACGGATGAACGTCCCTTCGTCTGTACGGTCTGTGGAAAGGCTTTCGCACGCCAACACGACCGAAAGAGACACGAGGGGCTGCACTCGGGCGAGAAGAAATTTGTTTGCAAGGGAGACCTCAAAGCGGGCGGCCAATGGGGTTGCGGCCGGAGGTTTGCGCGCGCTGATGCCCTTGGTCGACACTTCCGGTCGGAGGCTGGGCGGATCTGCATCAAACCCCTCTTGGACGAAGAAATGCTCGACAGACAACGTGCTTGGCAGGAGCAACGGATGCAACAACAAAACATGCAAAACATGGCGGCCCAGGGTGCCATGGGTATGGAACCAGGCTACCCTATGGACGCCAGCGGACAGTACATGTTGCCGGCCGCCCTGCTTGCTCAATACCCAGCGCTGGCTCAGATGAACTGGTCAGGGCAGGACGCGAGCAGCGGTCTCGAAGACGACATATCAGGTCGGTCGTCTTTCGACGCTAGCGATTatgaaggcgacgacgggggtTACGTCAGCGGGCCTGGTACGGGTTTCGGTGAGGGAGGTATGGGCCAGAACTTTGGCGAAGTTGGTTACGCTAGTGACTACGGTGGTCGGTAA
- a CDS encoding Putative GroES-like superfamily, alcohol dehydrogenase-like, NAD(P)-binding domain superfamily, with the protein MAQNQAVKTIEAGVAKVVDVPIPALPADDYILVKTTAVAINPTDWKHVDLADKAGCVGIWVGCDYAGIVEEVGKGVTKDFKKGDRICGPVNGSNALREIDGAFAKYIAVKGDLQIKTPDNISDEEAATLGIAVTTVGQGLYQTLNLPLPTEPTTDPSSTILIYGGSTAMGISGIQYARLSGYRVIATASPHNFEYLRSLGASEVLDYRSPTVSEDIRRLTGDRLTLAWDCQSTNDSAVLVAKALSSSEGGVIGTLLPVDKKVVQEVNPKVEVKMSLYYTAFGEDFGYFGKRDAVPENYEFGKKFWEISRGLLADGKLKPIRVIKNQGGSGLDGVIVGLKELKEGKVSAGKLVYTI; encoded by the exons ATGGCTCAGAACCAAGCAGTCAAAACCATCGAGGCGGGCGTCGCAaaggtcgtcgacgtgccGATCCCGGCCCTGCCTGCCGACGACTACATCCTCGTCAAGACaacggccgtggccatcAACCCGACGGACTGGAAGcacgtcgacctcgccgacaaggccgggTGTGTCGGCATCTGGGTTGGCTGCGACTacgccggcatcgtcgaggaggtcggcaAGGGTGTGACAAAGGACTTCAAGAAGGGGGATCGCATCTGCGGGCCCGTCAACGGATC GAACGCGCTGAGGGAGATTGACGGCGCCTTCGCAAAGTACATTGCTGTCAAGGGCGACTTGCAGATCAAGACACCGGACAACATTtcagacgaggaggccgcgacgctcggcatcgccgtcaccacGGTC GGCCAAGGCCTCTATCAGACCCTCAACCTACCCCTCCCCACCGAACCGACTACCGATCCGTCGTCCACGATCCTCATCtacggcggcagcaccgccaTGGGCATCTCGGGCATCCAGTACGCGCGATTGTCCGGGTATAGGGTGATCgcgacggcatcgccgcACAACTTCGAGTACCTCCGGTCCCTGGGCGCGAGCGAGGTGCTGGACTACCGGTCGCCCACCGTGTCGGAGGACATCCGCAGGCTCACAGGCGACCGGCTCACGCTGGCGTGGGACTGCCAGTCGACCAACGATTCGGCGGTCCTCGTGGCCAAGGCGCTGTCGAGCTCCGAGGGAGGCGTCATCGGCACCCTGCTGCCCGTCGACAAGAAGGTGGTGCAGGAGGTCAACCCCAAGGTCGAGGTCAAGATGAGCCTGTACTACACCGCGTTTGGCGAGGATTTTGGCTACTTTG GCAAGAGGGACGCCGTTCCCGAAAACTACGAGTTCGGCAAGAAGTTTTGGGAGATCAGCCGCGGCTTGTTGGCCGACGGTAAACTCAAGCCCATCCGCGTTATCAAGAAccagggcggcagcggcctcgacggcgtcatcgtcggcctcaaGGAGTTgaaggagggcaaggtcAGCGCCGGCAAGCTCGTCTACACCATTTAA